DNA from Methanocalculus alkaliphilus:
ACATACCCGCGTGCTGCATACCACTCAGCGGCTTTTGTCGGAGAGATCTCCTGACCCGGCATATCGAATCCGGGGACCGTTGGCTGGTGGATGCATTTGGCAAGAATATTAACATCATAATTTGCTGGATGCGTAATCGCTCGGGTATAGTATATCCGGGCATCATCTGCAAGCCATGGTGTCCATCCCAATTCGAGATCCCCATCGACATAGACGTTCCCATGGATACGGGCATCTTTCAATCTGAAGTCTCCGGCAACAAAGACATCACCGTAGATGTTTCGTGTTCCTGTCCACAAGTCAAGATTTCCATTTACATATATATTCCCAGGGTGGCTCTGGGATCCAAGGCCTGCAGATCCATCGCTTAGCGCTACATCGCCATTGATGTAGATGGTGGTGACATCAATTGAAGCTCCCAGATTTGTATCTCCCGTATCCAGCCCACCGGTTATCACCACAGTCGATCCCGGCCCGGTGACGTCGTCTCCTGCAAAACTGAGCACGTTCCCGTACACAAAGACATTCTCATTAATAATGAAATCAACAAATGACTCTTGACCAGCGACGACAATATAGCCGACTTTCGTTGCGGTCTCCTGGACCCCACTCTTCGTCACCGTCAGGCTCACTGTATACGTCCCTGGTGCCAGATAGGTATGGGTTGGATTCCGGGCTGTGGATGTGCCTCCATCCCCAAAGTCCCATGCCCATGTGGTCGGAGCATGCGTCGTCAGATCGGTAAACTGAACAGTCAGCGGTGCAGTTCCTGTCGTGACATTGGAGGTAAAGTTAACCACAGGAGGGCATCCGGCATTGTACCGGTCGAGGATCTCCTCTGGTGTGAGTGCCCGTTCATGTGTCTGAAGGCAGAGGATGTTGCCGTCGAACTTCCTCCTGTCAGTCTGTGTTGTGAACCAGGTGATCCCGTCCGGGCCTCCGACCTGGTACAGATTCGGTGATGGGATAAGTCCTGCGGTGCTGATCGCACCAAACTGTTGTCCGATATCCGGGACGCCATTGACATAGAGCACAATCTCCCCAAGGGTCTGATTGTAGACACCGGCAACATAATACCAGGTATCACGCTCCGGTGTGGTGGCTGATCGAACAATACTCTGGCTGCCCGGAGCAGCCTCCCCGGTTCTCATGACAAGCTCGAACTTTGTATTATTCTCGATATGCTGCAGGTGATACCGCCTGTTGGTATCATTTGTTCCATCAACGACAATGGTGGCAAAATTGTGCGTCCGGTCCGGAGGTGCTGGATCCCGGTTCCACCTCACCCATGCCTCCACAGTGAATCCGTCGGCCTCCACCTGAACGAAGTTTGCAACAAGGGCTACATCTTCTGCCGGCATCGTGAAGGTGAATGCTGAGGTATTGGCTATCTCCACGCCATTTCGTGTCCAGTTAATGAACTGGTAGCCTGCGCTGGGCTGTGCAGATACGAGAACTTCTTCTCCGGCCTCATACTGGTCTGCACCATTGACGGTTCCACCCTCATCCGGTTCAGAAACCAGCATCAGATTATATTTCTCCGTTGGATCCGGCCACGGACCCGGCGGTACCCCGATATCCCCAATTGTGAAGAGAAGTGCCGGGAGATCCGGTGCGGTATGGACGATCTGCACACTGATATCATTCCGGTGGGGCATTATTGTAGGAGGAAGGACAAGCCAGTCTCCGGCACCATATTCCGTCCATCTCTTACCTTCAGGAGTAGTAAAATTCGGAGTATGATCCACGCCATCCACAAAAAGCCTGGTCTTCTCCCGGAAGAGCGTATCTCCTCCACGATGGATCAGAACCAGCTCTTTTGAGTCATTATGAATATCCACCCGGAGTGCCGGCACCGCCCCTGGAGGTCCCTGGGAGAGGAGACTCACCGCGACGATCCCGATGACAAGGATGATGAGGGATGTGAGGATCAGTGTTCCGACCAGTTCTGAGGCGGCGGTTGTGTGAATATTCTTTCGGCTGACCATAATTTTATCCCTTCTTTAATCAAGCTACGGTCTTGACCAGTAGAGTACGTCATTTCGTTCTATCTTGGATACATTTCCGATGAATTGCAAGTAACCATCAGCATTTTTCCTTGGGAAATTAAATATCAGAAGCGATGGTTTTGCGGGTTCAATATTATAGAATTTCCATCTATTGGTGTCTGGGCCCTCCACTTCCGGGTTTGTCTGGTTTCTAATAAATAACCGTGTAAATGTATTTTGGGGTGTTCCACCCACCTGGAATGTGAGGGTCGAATCATACCCATCAAAGGATAAAATCCAGCTATCAATGAGATTTGTATTTGTGAATGATTCCTCATCTGGTTGACCTGGATTAATGTAAATATTTGTGTTATCCCCGGCAAATGCCCAACCTTTCCCTCCTACGGAGAAGATATTCGCGCTGGCCTGATTGCCATCTACATACTGAATAGCCAGTCTGTCATTTACATTGAGATCTGTTATGACTGGAGGGTTATTTCCCTGACCTGGTGTGACAATATACGAACCTGTGCTATTAATTGTCATATTTACCCAGCCTGAAATTGAGGCTGAATTCCCGATCCTGTATCGTGTAAGGTATATCGCGTCGTTATTCAGCTCTTCAGAAAATTTACTGATATATGTGCGGTTAAGATATTCCTCCAGCTCTTCTGGAGTGCACTCGCCTGGTGTCGGTGTTGGTCCTGGGGTCAGCGTTGGTCCGGGAGTTACAGGTGCACCCCCTCCTGTCACCTGCCCGATACCTGTCTCTCGGATAAGATTCTGTTGCCCCCCGCTTAGGGAGACGATCTGGATACGCTGTGGCTCTTCGTCAACATTGTCGATTGGATACCTCTCTCCAACCTTCCATTCTGCCGTTGGAAAAACTTGTCTCTCATTGTCGATCAGGATATAATACTCCCCTGGCAGCATCAGATCCCCCCCATCGTGGAGGAGGTACAGTGTCCTATTATCTTTATCATATCCTGCAATCACATTCAGACTCTGTGTCTGCACAGGCGGTGGCTGAGAGAGGAACCCGACACCAATAATAGCCACAGCAAGGACGACCAGGGATATTAATAGAATTGAACCAATGACTTCCGATATAGCCTCATATTGCCTCTGCCTCATTTACTCCACCCCTGATGCAATTGACTGGACTGAAACGACCAACTCAACAATGTGATAGCTGACATCATTCTTGTTATCCGGACGAGTGATTGTAATAACCTTATCATTGGGTGGCAGATCTATACTCACATTGCTGGTTGTTAAATCAGCAAGCTCCCGCCGCTCCTTCAGTATGTTTGCCCACCCTTTTGCCGCATTTGCATCCCTTAGTTCAAAAATAATTGGCATCGTACCTTCAGTTAGTATTTTGTCGGCTCTATTCAACTCCGTATCCACCCTGACCGGTCCCTGTCCGGACATCCCCGAAGCCCTCCTTGAGGTAATCTGGACGATCACAATTTCAGTATGATCCTGAGAAAAATGTATCAATGGAGCTACCCGTGCAACCGTTCCCGCGGGCTGTCTGAGGAAAACCCCTCCCATCTGATAGTAATATGACTGTGGTATCCAGTAGTTATTCGTTGTCTCAAATTCCAGAATTGACAATGGATAACGCTCGCCACCAATGACGATGAACTCACTCTTGTTTGTCACCGCAATTCCCCCCGTCGATCCTATCGGGTTCATCACCGGCATAAACAACCCCCCTGCCTGTGTCGCCCCCCCCTGCGACCCGAGCACCAGGGAATTTGAAAAGGTCATCCCGGTCAGCGACTTATCATCCCCATGATTGATCCAGAGCGAATCCGCCGTCACCTTATACTGCGTAAACCAGTCCCGGACATAATTCATATGCTCGATCTCCTGCTGCCGCCCCTCAGCCGGAACGACATATGTCATCCAGATTGAGAGAAATATCGCTATCAGCGCGAGGATCAGGATAAACCCGATAACCTCTGAGAGAGCATCATCTGCGTCTCGTCTTTTGGACCGGTTTGGTCGCTTCGGCATACTGGTAGATGGTATCATTACCATTAATAATCTACGTATCCGGGACATCACCCATTGCCTCTCAGGGTACTGTTTTACTCCCTGCCGCACAATATAGAGAGAGACCTTCATGACGCTATCTCCGACAGACCACTATCCAGAGCATCCATCCGAACCCCTCATCCCCGATCTCCCAAGTGAGGGCTGCATACTCTGCTTTCAGGGTGCCAAGCTCGTCCTCTTCGTCACCGGCCTCTGTGACCGGACCTGCTGGTACTGTCCCCTCTCTGTCGAACGAAAGGACCTCGATGTCATCTTTGCAAATGATCGTGAGGTCTCCTCGGAAGCCGGAATTATTGCCGAAGCAGAGGCGATGGATGCCCTCGGCACCGGCATCACCGGAGGCGAACCGCTCCTTGTCCGGGATCGTGTCGTCTCGTACTGCCGGCTCCTGAAAGGACACTTCGGATCCGATCACCAGATCCATCTCTATACCGGCCGGGCACCAACAGAAGAGGATCTCTCTGCCCTCTCCGGTATTGTCGATGAGATCCGGATGCACCCCCCGTATGAGGTCTGGGATCATATCATGGAGACCGACTACCCACAATCCGCACGCCTCGCAAAAGAGATGGGATTTGCCATCGGGATTGAGGTTCCATCCCTTCAGGGGATCGCCAGTCTCAAACCGATGCTCCCGCTCCTCGACTTCTTCAATATCAATGAACTCGAGTGGGGTGAGACCTGTGCCAATGAGATGCGGAGACGGGGGATGGAGCCGACTGATGACCTGCATAACGCAATCGAGGGTGCTGCCGGGTGGGCAGAAGAGATCACCGGCGATCCAAAGGTTCATTTCTGTTCATCAGGGTTCAAGGACTCCGTCCAGCTGAGGGAACGCCTCATCCGGATCGCAACCATGACCGCCCGCCCCTTCGATGATATCACCGATGATGGCACCATCACCTATGGGATCATCAGATCCGATGGCGACCTGAGAGACATCATCGCCGAGTTCGATGAAGAGAGCTATGAGATGCAGCAGGATGGCAGCTGTGAGTGTGCATGGTGGCTCCTCGATGAACTTACAGAGGTCTCAGGACTTGAACTCTCAATAATCGAACGGTATCCAAACAGAGGAATGATCGTTGAGGTGAACCCGCTGTGAGTTTCAGAACCCTCATCGAACCGGTCTACTATCGGATCCTGAGAAACAGCATCACCCATATCCCCTCCCATATCGCCATCATCCAGGATGGGAACCGGCGGTACGCAAAGGAGCATGGGCTGCATGATGGCTATGGGCATCGGCAGGGTGCCGACACAACCGAGACGATGCTTGACTGGGCACGTGAATTTGGGATTAAGCATATCACCCTCTATGCCTTCTCAACCGAGAACTTCAAGAGGAGTGATGGCGAACTCAAAGAGCTCTTTGCCCTCTTCAAGGATCGATTCATCAAAGTCCTCAGTGACGAACGTGTGCATAACAACAAGATCCGGGTCAGAATGGTTGGTGATCGGTCACTCCTGCCAGAGGATCTCCTCAAATGCATAGAGGATGCAGAAGAAGCAACAAAAGAGTACAGCAATCACTTTCTGAATGTTGCCGTTGCTTATGGTGGGAGAAATGAGATCGTTCATGCTGCCCGTCGGCTGGTCCAAAGGGTGAAGGATGGGGAGCTGACTCCTGGGGAGATCACCCCGGCGATGGTTGAGGCAAACCTCTATGGCGGCCTCGGCCTCCCCCCGGTCGATCTCATCATCAGGACGGGGAATGATTACCGGACATCAAACTTCCTCCCCTGGCTGGCAAATGGCAATGAATCTTCAGTCTACTTCTGTGCCCCCTACTGGCCGCAGTTCCGAAAGATCGATCTCCTCAGGGCAATCAGGGTCTTTGATCAGCGCTGCTCAGGCGCCAAATCTCCGTGTACGTGACTGGTAGTCCCGGAGCGCACGGAGAAAATCTGTCTTTCTGAAGAACTCCCAGTTCATATCAAGGAAGAAT
Protein-coding regions in this window:
- a CDS encoding PKD domain-containing protein yields the protein MVSRKNIHTTAASELVGTLILTSLIILVIGIVAVSLLSQGPPGAVPALRVDIHNDSKELVLIHRGGDTLFREKTRLFVDGVDHTPNFTTPEGKRWTEYGAGDWLVLPPTIMPHRNDISVQIVHTAPDLPALLFTIGDIGVPPGPWPDPTEKYNLMLVSEPDEGGTVNGADQYEAGEEVLVSAQPSAGYQFINWTRNGVEIANTSAFTFTMPAEDVALVANFVQVEADGFTVEAWVRWNRDPAPPDRTHNFATIVVDGTNDTNRRYHLQHIENNTKFELVMRTGEAAPGSQSIVRSATTPERDTWYYVAGVYNQTLGEIVLYVNGVPDIGQQFGAISTAGLIPSPNLYQVGGPDGITWFTTQTDRRKFDGNILCLQTHERALTPEEILDRYNAGCPPVVNFTSNVTTGTAPLTVQFTDLTTHAPTTWAWDFGDGGTSTARNPTHTYLAPGTYTVSLTVTKSGVQETATKVGYIVVAGQESFVDFIINENVFVYGNVLSFAGDDVTGPGSTVVITGGLDTGDTNLGASIDVTTIYINGDVALSDGSAGLGSQSHPGNIYVNGNLDLWTGTRNIYGDVFVAGDFRLKDARIHGNVYVDGDLELGWTPWLADDARIYYTRAITHPANYDVNILAKCIHQPTVPGFDMPGQEISPTKAAEWYAARGYVSGGELRDGLKIYAPSYTGTFSWWPNPPPYENVIIIAHSGDIIITGLGAEGITGVFFAPKGKVIFGGEFLEGVVIARDGFFFGNEGTRVTFKNLNQYIGDPNDYPF
- a CDS encoding type IV pilin N-terminal domain-containing protein, which codes for MRQRQYEAISEVIGSILLISLVVLAVAIIGVGFLSQPPPVQTQSLNVIAGYDKDNRTLYLLHDGGDLMLPGEYYILIDNERQVFPTAEWKVGERYPIDNVDEEPQRIQIVSLSGGQQNLIRETGIGQVTGGGAPVTPGPTLTPGPTPTPGECTPEELEEYLNRTYISKFSEELNNDAIYLTRYRIGNSASISGWVNMTINSTGSYIVTPGQGNNPPVITDLNVNDRLAIQYVDGNQASANIFSVGGKGWAFAGDNTNIYINPGQPDEESFTNTNLIDSWILSFDGYDSTLTFQVGGTPQNTFTRLFIRNQTNPEVEGPDTNRWKFYNIEPAKPSLLIFNFPRKNADGYLQFIGNVSKIERNDVLYWSRP
- a CDS encoding radical SAM protein; the encoded protein is MTLSPTDHYPEHPSEPLIPDLPSEGCILCFQGAKLVLFVTGLCDRTCWYCPLSVERKDLDVIFANDREVSSEAGIIAEAEAMDALGTGITGGEPLLVRDRVVSYCRLLKGHFGSDHQIHLYTGRAPTEEDLSALSGIVDEIRMHPPYEVWDHIMETDYPQSARLAKEMGFAIGIEVPSLQGIASLKPMLPLLDFFNINELEWGETCANEMRRRGMEPTDDLHNAIEGAAGWAEEITGDPKVHFCSSGFKDSVQLRERLIRIATMTARPFDDITDDGTITYGIIRSDGDLRDIIAEFDEESYEMQQDGSCECAWWLLDELTEVSGLELSIIERYPNRGMIVEVNPL
- the uppS gene encoding polyprenyl diphosphate synthase, with protein sequence MSFRTLIEPVYYRILRNSITHIPSHIAIIQDGNRRYAKEHGLHDGYGHRQGADTTETMLDWAREFGIKHITLYAFSTENFKRSDGELKELFALFKDRFIKVLSDERVHNNKIRVRMVGDRSLLPEDLLKCIEDAEEATKEYSNHFLNVAVAYGGRNEIVHAARRLVQRVKDGELTPGEITPAMVEANLYGGLGLPPVDLIIRTGNDYRTSNFLPWLANGNESSVYFCAPYWPQFRKIDLLRAIRVFDQRCSGAKSPCT